CATTAGAAAAGTTATGTAAAGACTTTGGTTTGACAGATAATGCTAAGAAAGACCTGTCAGATATTATGAAAGAACAGGGGTATGCTATTTATAATGCGGATGGTTCTTTTAATAAAAGAAAGTCACTGGGGAACTATTTCGAAAATGTTCCGGCTGACGACCCTACATTAAATGAGTATTTAGAGTATGACTGTCGTTCGTTACATGAGATTCTTTCTATTGTTATGGACATTGCAGGTATAGATTTAGAAACATTGGTAAAATGTCCTACAACGGCTTCACTTTCTATGAGGGTGTTTAAAGAACAATATTCGGAAGACTATGACAAGGTAGCAACTCATTGGTATACAGGGGAGTGGGGTCGTTTCTTAGAAGACCATGTGCGACTTTCTTATTATGGAGGTCGTACAGAAGTATTTACACCACATTTGCAAAATGGGTATCACCTTGATGTAAATAGTTTATATCCGTATGTTATGAAAATAGCAAAGTTTCCAGTAGGATATCCAAACCTTTTAAAAGATGGACAAGCAGAAAAGAAATGGAGACACTGGAAACGTCGTGCTGTAGGTGGAGGTGTCATGTGGTGTCGGGTAGACGTGCCGGAAGATATGTATTTACCTGTACTACCAAAACGTGACCCAAGCGGTAAATTATTGTTTCCAGTTGGAAAACTGGAAGGTGTATGGACGTTACCCGAACTACTGGAAGCGGAACGAAATGGGTGTACAATAGAAGCTGTTTATCAAATGGTATATTGGGAACAGATGGAATATATTTTTAAAGACTTTGTTGAGAATTTTGAAGTATTAAAGAAAACATCTGAGGGTGCCAAGAAAATTTTCGCCAAACTCATTCAGAATGCCCTCTATGGAAAGTTTGGTATGCAGAGAAAGAGAACGTCATATGGAGATATGCGTGACATACATGATTTACAAGAAAAAGGTATTGAATATAGGGTACACAAACATACGAACAACGGTATTGAAATGGAATTTACCGAGTATTTATCAGAATCAAAGGCAATGTATATTCAACCTCATATTGCTTCATACGTAACAGCATACGCACGTATTTTGCTATATAGAGCGTTAAAGGAACAACATGAAAAAGGTGTTATCGGGTACTGTGA
This genomic interval from Bacillus cereus ATCC 14579 contains the following:
- a CDS encoding DNA polymerase; the encoded protein is MSKKTKKERQKSAKLLTLDTETRGLTGDVFRVGLFDGENYYVANTFDEILNIFDQYKNYECHVYVHNLDFDLGKIATTLFTRDRVCFAKSIFINGNVVTLHADSMILHDSLRLLPGTLEKLCKDFGLTDNAKKDLSDIMKEQGYAIYNADGSFNKRKSLGNYFENVPADDPTLNEYLEYDCRSLHEILSIVMDIAGIDLETLVKCPTTASLSMRVFKEQYSEDYDKVATHWYTGEWGRFLEDHVRLSYYGGRTEVFTPHLQNGYHLDVNSLYPYVMKIAKFPVGYPNLLKDGQAEKKWRHWKRRAVGGGVMWCRVDVPEDMYLPVLPKRDPSGKLLFPVGKLEGVWTLPELLEAERNGCTIEAVYQMVYWEQMEYIFKDFVENFEVLKKTSEGAKKIFAKLIQNALYGKFGMQRKRTSYGDMRDIHDLQEKGIEYRVHKHTNNGIEMEFTEYLSESKAMYIQPHIASYVTAYARILLYRALKEQHEKGVIGYCDTDSIACESMMDANMIDKEEYGKWDLEGVIKEGIFLQPKFYAERHENGKEVIRAKGIPRDKMEEISFDNYKEWLEIMKEGEQERIHIFDGHQARKKFSTTLKADEHFDTQREMKKSINLLLEQKRIIDYKNNVTRPHARYDYGPKKDEMNYKDYQEYEKKLNDMYDDVDDIKELINDLGYIKCMSKGDMYYEEYKQFPRSVRSKYFRKTGIPIDVWSEEAGWELNDLLEEFRLMGV